One genomic region from Zalophus californianus isolate mZalCal1 chromosome 2, mZalCal1.pri.v2, whole genome shotgun sequence encodes:
- the TCIM gene encoding transcriptional and immune response regulator, which produces MKAKPSHQAIIMSTSLRVSPSIHGYHFDTASRKKAVANIFENIDQESLQRLFKNSGDKKAEERAKIISAIDQDLEEKTRALMALKKRTKDKLFQFLKLRKYSIKVH; this is translated from the coding sequence ATGAAAGCAAAGCCAAGCCACCAAGCCATCATCATGTCCACCTCTCTGCGCGTCAGCCCGTCCATCCACGGCTATCACTTCGACACAGCCTCGCGTAAGAAAGCCGTGGCCAACATCTTTGAAAACATAGACCAAGAATCTCTACAGAGACTTTTCAAAAACTCTGGGGACAAGAAAGCAGAGGAGCGAGCTAAGATCATTTCTGCCATCGATCAAGATTTGGAGGAGAAAACACGAGCCCTGATGGCCCTGAAGAAGAGGACGAAAGACAAGCTTTTCCAATTTCTGAAACTGCGGAAATATTCCATCAAAGTTCACTGA